The window TGACGACAACTGCAGCCGATCCACTGCACAAAATTCACACCCTGACAGAATTTGTGAAGGTTCATTATAACCTAACTAGCTTCGATTTTGACAACTGTTACTCTAATGTTAAAGCAtcttcctccccccccccctattTCGGGCTACAAAACCCCCGTTTACAACAGTGATGCATTAGTCATTTAAGTAAGCTAATTATCAGTTGTTATCTAGTCGGTAATACGAATGTGAGACACTGTCATcgtcatatatatacacaagttAAACAAAGATTTGGCATCTGGCAGAAAATACTGTATAAGTAACCATACTACTAAAGTTGGCAAGTATTCACATCTAGTGTATATGAAAGAAAAGTCAGATCTCTTCCATGCAGTCTGGTGAACATGTGCCAAAATACTCTAATTTTTACGTTTCTACAAAAACCTAAGTTTACCTTTAAATCCATTATAGCTTTGTTTGATTCCTGAACTACTGGGGCTGCAGAGCCCAATGACACTAACACGTACAATGCTTTCTCCGCAGTTTAATCACAGTTCTTGGTATGGCATGTGATTTTTGAGAGTCCTGATTGGCAATAAAAGGTGACTGGTtctaaatgaataaaacatgtttttggggaaaagaaaaatcataggGTGTGTCATTATCATTTAATAGCTACTCAAAGGATAACTGTGTTAAAGATTTAATGATGATGGCAACAAAATATTGTCTCCAACTCCTGTGCTGTGGAGTTTAGTCAAAAGTGCTGATAATCACAGGTGAAAGTGACAACACAGCCATTACAAAAACTACataacacttttaaaaaaaaaaaattttttgagTACCAAATGTTTAAATCGTAAATGAAATGGTGAATATCTGAGCATGCGGCCGCacactccaaacaatacatgtCACAGATCTGTGACACAGTCATGTCTTGTTTCTATAGATTACTCACAGTAGACAAACAGTCCAACGTGGTTGAGTGTGGTAGTGTGTACTGGCTGCATGGTTTCTCTGTGCTACAAAATACTAAGAGGCCAGCTTACGGTGGCTCCCATACAGTAGCCTCTTTAAACAATGCCCCTGCTGATGGCGCTCTTGAAATTCCAAGAGTCCTGGTTTAGTGCCAGGCTTAAACTTCTCAAAGAGATCCATTATCATCCGATAGACAACATGATAATGTGGTTAACTAAAGGGAATGTTTAACCTGAAACTCTTCCCAAAAACCAGCAGCTTACATAAGTtctaataaaaatgataaactaGAGAAATATTTTTCCAGGCTTCAAGGCTTGACCGATATGACAAACCCAGTGTGCTGGCACAGCAGACTGTGCCCCATTCATGTAGCCCTCCTGCCTGCTCTCTCATCACTGGGATAAAAGACGAGCTGAGGACAAGCAGGAGAAACGCTCACAAGGTTTACACAAAATGTGCCAAAACCTTACTGGTCAACTCCTCAAGCTCAGTTCTTCCATTGCGATTTACCTAAGATTTtagtacaaaacaaaaaaggtctGATGACTCAGCAATCCATTACAAAATCCTGCAAAAACAGCAGTTCAATAAATCTTATGACCAAGAGTGTGTTTAGGTAATTAGTCAAAATGGAATTCAGATTTCTCAGGAAgacaaatcctgttttaaataaactgatGTACGGCGGCTCAGCTGTGTCTTACTGAAGAAAAATGACCATCTGAATTTTATGGATTTACCTGCAATAACTACATGACATCATCTAATTGCACTAAGAGGCCAGAGTTCATTTAAACAAATGAGTACAAGCAACATGAACACAAAAGGCAGAGTTTGTGAAAAAAAACTCTTCTCTCAGACAATCGTGCGTGATCTTAAAGCCACCGGGGCTTCTGCTCAGTAACACATTAGTTATACTCAATCAGCTGTAGCAGTCCATGTTGTAAGGCTGAGACAACACATACATCGGCTCTTTTGTTAGTCCGCACACGCACCGTCCACAGGCTGCCCACACTCAAAACAGAAATGTATACATTACATCTCAAGTGTCATCCAGGAcgcttgaaaagaaaaaaaaaaaaaaacaaacaaacaaaaaaaacatgttaactacaaaacacacagagatgctGTGTGTGCATACAGAAGAAAATAATGTGTTTTCCCCTAATTTGATAAACAAAACTTTCCAACTCATGTTGCATTTTTTCGTTCCTGCAGAACTAGGTACCTTGTCAAACATACCACTCCCTGCGTGAAATGACTGAGCCATCTTTATGAGATACATAATCACCGTCGGGCCCGCTATCGTAGCAGTCGTCTGACATGTAGGGGGAGCCGTTTCCCTGTAGTTTGGGTGAATGAGGGTATCTGACACATCTGGCCTGCTGTGGActagaatactgtgtgtgttcatgatGGTGATTCTGTTGATGACTGTGGCGCCTGCTCTCCCTCATTGCCCTAGTGTACCCATTAACAGGATACTCTTCTCCGTTATAGTCACTATGGTGGCGGCGGTCCCGCTCCTGCTTCAGCTGGCGGTCGCCCCACTCCTCTCGATCATGGTCCCGATGCTGAGATCTGCTGCCAGCTTTGGTAGGATGGAGTTCGTGCTGAGTGGGAGCTTTCTGGAGATCATTTGGGCCCAGGTACTGCTTGGTGTAGTAGTTCCCATGAAAGGTCTGCTGCTTCCGTAGGTAACACACACCAACCAGAGACAGCAGCAGCAAGAGGAATAAGGCCCCTCCCACGGCCCCACCCACTATGGAACCAAGATTACTTTCGGGAAGGGCTTCAAGTGTGGGGGAGCTCAGAAGGACGTGGCCCTTATCATCCACAAAAGTGGAGGAGAAGCCAGTTAGGACAGGAGTGGTAATGGTGGAAGGCATGGTGGGAGGATCTAATGGAAGGAAGGAGGGTGAGGGGGGGATAAAGAGTGAAAGACAGAAGCAGAATGTCAATGCCAACTACATTTTGCTAAGAAGGAAGAGGTTGACTAAAACATCTAAAACTATAGCAGAATCAGGTTTGCATATTCCCACTGTTACAGATTAGTAAGTAAATATAAAATTGTATCACAGAGAACAATGGCCTCACCTATTAGATGATGGATTAATGAGAAAAGTTGGATCTAAAAACCTGTCCTAATCACTATATCCTCACTATGTGTATTGTTAAGCATACTCTGATTTTCAGTAATGTCTTTTCAGATGCTCTTAACAATAAAAGCATACTCTCTGCCAACATGGACAGCCGACTACTCATTCTTACTATGCTTATTTGAAAAATGAGTGCATTGTAGAGTAAATTCTGCATGATtgagtttgctttgtttctttgaccGCAGAAAAACAGGAATGCACACAGATGTCCAGCAATGTCACCACCACACTGCACTGTGTTTCTATGTGGTGTAGTATGCTGTGCTTACATACACCATTCCACTTGAAATGGAGTTTATTGGGATTGAGTTTAATGTACCTAAGAGTTAGTTTGTATGTACCCAAAAATCATAGCACTAGATCTCTGTAAAGTTCAACGAGACACCACAACATAACAGCTATTCTCTTGTgatcaaaaaaggaaaaaagcaggTGACAGCGATAGCAGACCTGACATGGCTCAAACTGTTACTTAAAATCTTTAAGTTAATGTGCATTCTTTTACTTTGGGCAAATCAGGCCATGCCATGTGTTCAACACTTTGTTTTTCATAGGCTACAACTTTGGGTATTTTTGCTAAATTAAAAAACCCATTGAAAACACTTTTATGGATTTATCTCTATCATAAATCAAAGTCTTTAGAAACTGTCTAAAAGGATCAGGTCATGTTTTCAGCTACTTCTGTATTAAtttaaactaaaaaataaaataaaatatgacaacAGGCTTTGTCCCTGTTGTCCCCTCAATCAATTTGTAACTTCAAAGTATTTGCACATGCTGATGGCAGCTCAGCACATTTTCTACATGCAGAGAGAAACAAGTGACTTGACTACATGATAAGAAACACCAAACAGTACCAGTGATGTCCTTAAAATTCTGCAGTCTGTAGGGGTTATCAATGGTATAAGCAGATTATTTTGGGTACATGTTTTAAATGATCAAGAACATACATTTAAGACCCCACTTTTCAAGTATAAACTTTCACTATTCCACGAATAGAACACCAACCTTAAAATGTAATGGATTAGTGGTTTTTATCCACAAACAGACAAGCCAAAGGCTATAATTATAAGAAGCTAGAGTAATGGAAAAAATCTGAGTCTAAAAGCTTTAATGGTGCTGCAAAATTGCTCTGCCACTTTAACCCTGGTGCCAGGCCAGATGTGAGGCAAAGATTCACATCTGAAAGAGCAAACACATGAACCCGGAGGTCTGTGGTCTCCAAGTATGTGAAATGTACAACTCCATGAAGAGTGAACTGATGAGTACACCCACaacacgacacacacacacacgcacgcatgcacaaTGGAGGGTACACCAACATGCATAAGCTTGTGAACACCCGTACAGGTCTCtcaaaggaaaatgaaatatgaatgataaataataaataggAGTTGAAAAGAACTAGTTAATGTTTTATGAATCTGGGACATCATCTCACAGTGAGGCTGCAGGCTTTTGCCTCTCACTGCATGACACATGCAGgaataaaagaaacacagaaaggaGGCGAGAGAGTGATGAAAAAGGAAATCACATCATAATCAGAACTTCATTCAGAAAGAGAGCTTCCACTGGCAAGACAGATTTTGTGAAACCAAAGGAACATGCTCATCattcacaacagagagacacGACGCACTCAGATGCCAAGCCAGCAGGACAGAGCAGAGGCAGCGCACTGTGGTCTGAAGAGGCCAAAattatttgcagctgtttggccCAGGAACTCTCTTTTGAACATCTGGAGGCGTAATGTTAATCAAGCCTAATAAGCATGCAATTAAGACCAAATGTATTAATATCAGTATGAACACAGTGTACCATGGGTGATTACTTGATAAACTGTCAGTATGTACAGAACGAGCGAGAGTGATAGTGTCACATTTCAGTTTGAAGGACAACGACACAGGCACCGATACCCTCTATGACGTGCAAACATGCACAATGCTTCCTAAGGGAAGAGAAGGCACTAGGAGTCAGCTTTGTTCCGGTGTGTATACTCTGCTCACCTTGTATGAGAATACGCACATCCCGACTGCGGAGGTTGATGTCATTGGCAACCTCACACCTGTAAACGCCAGAGTCATTCCGCTGGAGGGGACGCAGGAAAAGCAAAGTGCTGTTTATCATTTCCACCCCTTCAGGCATCTCTCTGTCCAACCTGTGACACACAAGAGACAGAAACCTTAAGACACGCAGAGGGACACACAATTGATTGGGACATTTCATGAGGAAAGCATAATAAATTATCATTTGAAAATTATTTCAAGGATGTGAAAACCttcattttactgtttattttatatCAAATGTAAAGCTCTCTTACTAAAATATCAGAGTATAATACAACCTAGCTCGATCAGCAATTGGCCCGCTGGGTCAATTTCAATCCCAGACAAACCGTAAACGTTACACACAGACATACGGATACTCATACCTGATCCATCTGAAGTGATGAGCTGGCGGGTTAGCGTTGGCTTTGCACGTCATTTGAACATTTTCCCGGCCTACGTACCAGTCTCCATCATACCCAACGACGGAGATATCAGGAGCaactgaagagagagaaaagcaatTATGTGACATGACCACAAAATGGCCAGACACAGTAAATGGCCTTAGAGAACAGTGCTCCAAGTACAACCATTTTCCTGGTTTGTCTGAAGCATTATAGAGAGTCTGAGGTCAGTAATGGGCTAAAGACATAAGCTTGCAAATATGCACTAAGATGCTAGATAATCTATAAACATAATCTGCAGAGAGAAGCAAACATTCATGAGTGCTTGTATATTGCAACGTTTTTCACAATCCTAAAAGAACCATCAACACTACACAACTGCAACCATGAAACAGTGTCCCCCCCATTTTTATCGGTTTACCGTTTTCATTTGCACATTCATTATGAAAATAATGTAACTGAAATATTGTGTTGACATTGCACAAATATATTCATTAAGGTGCTCACAAGGTTTCTGAGAAGTCATCTGCACCACCCTGGCTCTTCTGCTGGTATGCATTTGTTTCACACAAATATACTATTACAAAGTAAAAGATTTTGTTACATGCAAAAATTGTTGCCACATTTTTTCCACTGTTGCATTCAGTGAATGAGCAGAAAATCCTTTATAGTTACCATATGTCACAAAGCAGTAAAtcagagcaaagaaaaaaaaagtatctgtCAAACAAAGACTTTGGAGGTGGTCACTTTACTCTTTTCCTAAGTTGGTAGCACATGTTACGTAGCGAAATAGCTGTACTACGCTGAGTACATTTACTGTGGCATCTATGGGATTTGACTGGAAGAGAACACTTTCTAGACAACGAATATTAAAACATAATCagctttttggagtttgtgtttgtttgttttttaaatttagtgaAGCTGTGACACCACAAGTGCAATGGGTAACTGGTTTAATGATTATCGCAATCTTACAGCACAAAATCTTCTCTTACTAACTTACTAACTCTGGCAGGAACAGAATTATTAAACACATTCTTcacatatttattattctttcagtttttaatttgttaGCCCACACCAATCACTCACAAGGCACTTACACTGCACATTGAGCTGGTAGGGGATCCTGAAGTCATTCTGCAGAGCTGGGTGGCGGACCACGCAAGTGAGTGTGTTGCCCTGAACATGACGTGTAGGCTGCCAGATGTAACGCACTTGTGTGTTGGTAGTACCATTGGGTTCATCAAATAGCTGCACCTCTGACTGGCCAAAAAGGTTGGACTCCCAGGACACTTCAGCAGGTGGTCTGGCTCGCTCAGCGATGCAAGTAGCGACCACAGTTTCATTGCCACCATCAATCAGTGCAGTTGAACCAGCAGACACGTAAACCTTCGGCTCCACTGTTATtaacaagagtgaaaacagaatcAACAGAGACAACAGTAAAGACTTTGAGGTTGCTTTACTGAGTTTCAAATGTTTACAGTACACTGATATTTTTCCTGCTTAATTAATTGCATTTTATTCCTTTTTGTCCAAGTTAATGTTAGCAGCTAGACCTGTGATCTGTTCTGTGAAAACAAAGAACACTCTAGGCATTGAGAACGCAGAGTAACTAATTAAATGACTCTCAAAAGACCGCAATTCTGCAATGTGTGATATATTGGAGGACGATCTATGATGATCCTGTGGATTTCTGTTTTACGTTTGTTGGCTTCTATTCACTTCACTATAATAATGGCAACAGCAAACATACATAAAGTACTATTCTGTTAAATAATATCACAAGACATGACAATTTGTTTtataaatgcaacacaaaactagaaacacaaGATTTAACCTGCACATAAAAGCTTTCTATGCAAGCATCAGGAGTAGATGCTGACTAAATTcgttttttctgtctttttctggaCCTTTTCAGTGTATTCAATGCATGATTGCACATTTTGTAGAGTACAGCGTTTGTTCACGCACGAGGGAGGACACATTACCTACATTGAACATTTGAACACAAAAGAGCATAAATATTAAAgatcaaaaaacaaactttcctCCCAAAAAGATTTggacagaaacataaaaactgAATAATTGATCTAATTATTTTATCTCTACCAAAAACCGCCTAAAGGAAAGCCAGTGTTTTCTCAAGAAAAGTATATCAAATGAAGACACACACTTACCAAGTACACTGACTGTGGTGGATGCTTGAGTATTTCCCAGAGGAAATGTGGCTACCTTACAGGTATAGATCCCGACATCAGCAAAGCCCACGTTTTCCAGTACGATGGTGGCATCATGGGAGGAGGGTGAGCGGAAATACAAACGATGGATGAATTCTGGAGGGATGGAGGTGCCAAACTCCGGGTTGTACACAGCCACTGTGACAGAGCCTGAAGGCAGACGGCGCTCCCAGGAACTCTGAGTAAGAGTAAGGTTTGTGCCAACCTCCACCCTGCATTCTAATGTCACATTCTTCCCCAGCACGGCACTCACTCTTTTAGGCACCACCACCTGGCTGCACCACACACCTGCCAAAGAGACACACAAAATAACACTGATATACAAATCACCTTGTTAATTTGTAAACAAGGGTTTAAGGACACCTGCTGAAGTGTCCTGGGAGTCCAACCTTTTTGGCCAGTCAGAGGTGCAGCTATTTGATGAACCCAATGGTACTAGCTATTAATAActatttttgtgttgtttttgaatTCTTAACTGGCGAAACTTCAAGCAACTAAAGACGGAAAAACAAATGAGTACAGAATCCAGAGCCATTGTGCTCAAACTATGTGGGAATTCAAAAATACTATCATACCTCCATTGAGAAGAGGGTATTTCTGGTGTTACTTCTGGCTTtactagttaaaaaaaaaatcaatttaatatctATACAGAACTATCTGACATCTGTGGGTATCAGACTAGAATCCAAACTTGATCCTACCACAGCAGACACTCGGATCTTCAACAAATAATACAGTTTACTGTGTGATTCAGTGTTCCCATTGATGAGTTTGTTTTGTCTCTACAGTGTTCCTCCTCCTGACCTGAATTCAGGACTTCAAAGCAGGCTGCCTGTATGCGTTTTGTCCAAATATAACTAACCCATGCACTCTGTCACCTGCGCTTGTCAGAAATGTGGCATGTCTTGAAAGCAGGAGCTCAGTGTTGTGGAAGGTCAAAGAAATATGAAGACAACAGACTGCGACCGGGCAGGGAGAGAAGGAGgaaatggaaaggaaaaaaaaaaaggaaacggtGAAGGGAAGAGATATGCTAACATGATGACATCATCGATGAGAGAAGAGAAAGCTGAGCGTGAGGAAAAGCAAGAGAGAAGTCATATAAAACACAGGGGAAGGAAATGCACCATCAGGATTCCTGTACAAAAAAGAGGAATTActggtttaaaaataaaaaataaataaacacaacactgcAGGACTGCCAATGCCTTCAACTACGCTAATTGCAACAAGCTGCCAGCAGGAAGACATCATCATAAATCAAAACCTGCTGCGCTGCTTGGCAACAGACTTCAAATATTCTATTGTTGTTTTGCCAAAAAATAGCTCCGTCTCTGACCAATCTCCCTCAAAAAGGCCATGTCCGCAAATACTGGCACAGCCCAAGGAATTTTTCCTACCCCTACAATATGAGAAGCAAATATCTGTTTTCTAATGTTACCGTCACTGGAGCCCTTTGAGTTGTGTAACAACACTGTACTTATTTATCAGTTTTTCTAGTTTTCACTAAAATTTAAGATTCATTTAATTACAAGTTAATCATTAGGACTTCCAGATGACAGACGACTCTTGTAATCAAAGTTAAGTTGCTTATAATGTGACTTTGTCATTATGACATAGAATAATCTACCTTACAAACTGCAGTATAGATTGTTGTGCCCTTAGCGTTTCTTTGTTTGCACTTTTGGCTGAAAACATAGATATGTAGCTATATTCGAGAAACAGGATGACATGTAAAGTAGGGGAACTGACAGGCAATTTAAGAACTTTAATATGCTATGAACACTTTAAACTAGGAAGTGTGTCATCAATGAGTTTCGCTTTGGAAACAAAATGGAAAATGAATTTGCTTACACTTTTCCTTGTCATCAGAAATATCCTGATATAATTTAGGGCCTATGTCACTGACCCTCGGTTGCAATCAGGTCCACGTGTTGGTTCTTCAGGCGCTAAAATAATGGGTTCTGAAACCTTCTGGCGAGCACTGCTCTGTAGCAACATTTGTGTAACGGCTCGTTTGTCTCCCTGTGTTTATTTCCCTCAAAGTCCAAAATTTTCCAAACAGCGCtccttctgttttatttatcaaTCAAAACCATTTGGAGAGACTCTGTTTGCCATCTGTTTAACATACTGCTAGTTGACTGGAGAGAATGGAACAAGTCACTTGAAAAGAATCGCACCAAGAGTCAGTGAGAGGGCagcatggtgtgtgtgtgtgtctgtgtatgtaatAGACCAAGAAAACCTGCTGGAACTGGTGCATCAATACTCAGGATAAATATAATGGA of the Maylandia zebra isolate NMK-2024a linkage group LG10, Mzebra_GT3a, whole genome shotgun sequence genome contains:
- the nectin3b gene encoding nectin-3-like protein isoform X1; its protein translation is MLPSSQRSYFRQQRKVALFLLLFSITGVWCSQVVVPKRVSAVLGKNVTLECRVEVGTNLTLTQSSWERRLPSGSVTVAVYNPEFGTSIPPEFIHRLYFRSPSSHDATIVLENVGFADVGIYTCKVATFPLGNTQASTTVSVLVEPKVYVSAGSTALIDGGNETVVATCIAERARPPAEVSWESNLFGQSEVQLFDEPNGTTNTQVRYIWQPTRHVQGNTLTCVVRHPALQNDFRIPYQLNVQFAPDISVVGYDGDWYVGRENVQMTCKANANPPAHHFRWIRLDREMPEGVEMINSTLLFLRPLQRNDSGVYRCEVANDINLRSRDVRILIQDPPTMPSTITTPVLTGFSSTFVDDKGHVLLSSPTLEALPESNLGSIVGGAVGGALFLLLLLSLVGVCYLRKQQTFHGNYYTKQYLGPNDLQKAPTQHELHPTKAGSRSQHRDHDREEWGDRQLKQERDRRHHSDYNGEEYPVNGYTRAMRESRRHSHQQNHHHEHTQYSSPQQARCVRYPHSPKLQGNGSPYMSDDCYDSGPDGDYVSHKDGSVISRREWYV
- the nectin3b gene encoding nectin-3-like protein isoform X2, yielding MLPSSQRSYFRQQRKVALFLLLFSITGVWCSQVVVPKRVSAVLGKNVTLECRVEVGTNLTLTQSSWERRLPSGSVTVAVYNPEFGTSIPPEFIHRLYFRSPSSHDATIVLENVGFADVGIYTCKVATFPLGNTQASTTVSVLVEPKVYVSAGSTALIDGGNETVVATCIAERARPPAEVSWESNLFGQSEVQLFDEPNGTTNTQVRYIWQPTRHVQGNTLTCVVRHPALQNDFRIPYQLNVQFAPDISVVGYDGDWYVGRENVQMTCKANANPPAHHFRWIRLDREMPEGVEMINSTLLFLRPLQRNDSGVYRCEVANDINLRSRDVRILIQDQSQAERSNSITVAGAVMGAVLALFLIVVFIIVIHTARKAQPPAFTDKVIDLPPTHKPPPPYSERAPAVPLGVHASQVAWLCQTRRAEHRHAVTERQHPPTARRGAQSPTHQRSRLEWVCHQSGTDQVYINHREHYV